aataataataagcacatTAATATTATTCAAGGAATCTAATTCAAACATGAACTCCGTAAATAAATGAATAAAATCAAtgactaaataaataaatacttgtaATATAACTTGTGAGAAATAAAATAGAAAACTTATATTAtttcaaaaataaaataataaattaacAACAAACCTTGTGTGGTAACAAGTCTATAAATATGCCCAATGGTAAGATTCTCAGTCGGCCGGAGAAGTTTAATCCGAGTAACACGGAGCGGCTGACCGTTACCGGTGACCGGACCGAAACTTTTGGTAGCAGCATTCACGGTGGTTGTCGGCGGTTTGACGGAATATATGGTGGTAGTAAGTAGTAAAGCAACATAATGACCGGGGTTGAGTTTCATAACTGCGGCGGCGGAGATGGTGGAATAAAGGCGTTCAGATTTACCGTTTGGGTGTTGTATTACTAGAAATGCATTATCAATGGCTTGGCAGTTTCCCATTTGGTGGAGGTGgaggtggcggtggtggtggtgatCGGAGATTTTGTGCTTCTATTGTGTGTCGGTTTAATTTAGTGTGTGTATTTATATGGAGAAAATGGAAGATAACAGCTCCTGAAAAGGATCGCATATGGACCACATGGTAgcaatgaatgatttttatacatattttttttctttaacTTTTTTTCCACAATAATATTTCCACCAACTCGGTGCAGGTCACGTGACCTACAGCTCAGTCTTCGGTTTTTTAGAGTTTTCCTTACTCACATCTCTATGTGCCCGCAGCACTTTCATACGGAGCAAGTTAGGCTTACCATGTTCCATCAATAGCACATAACATATGCCGATTTTAACGGACCGTGCTTCACCTCGGTGAACTCATGTGGTTCCGACGTCCCTAGAGGCCAGAGGCGAATCCGTTCGCAGTCCGTAGGACCATGTTCCATCAATAGCACATTTGACTGGGCTTACACGTAGTTAGTAATGGCAATGGATCAAATATGAGTCGGATATGAATCGAATATGAATCGAGTGATTTCGTATCTTTTTCATATTCATCTATATTTTGTTCATCCATATACATTTAATTGTTGTTCATCCAAATCCATATTTACTTGATGAAACGTGTTAATGAATATCCGTTagatattaaaaagatattataatatttcatataatgtGATGAAATCAAAAACGTAGTATAGCAAAAATATATACAAGGTGTGTTTGGATTAAACTAGCTGGAGCTCATAGCAGGAGATGAAGCTTATGAGCTAGAGTTGGGGCTGGAGTTGAAGCTTATTTTTTAAGCTGATAGTTGGAGCTTATTATTTTCTATAAATATTTGGTAAACTAATT
This genomic window from Rutidosis leptorrhynchoides isolate AG116_Rl617_1_P2 chromosome 2, CSIRO_AGI_Rlap_v1, whole genome shotgun sequence contains:
- the LOC139894024 gene encoding uncharacterized protein, with amino-acid sequence MGNCQAIDNAFLVIQHPNGKSERLYSTISAAAVMKLNPGHYVALLLTTTIYSVKPPTTTVNAATKSFGPVTGNGQPLRVTRIKLLRPTENLTIGHIYRLVTTQEVMKGLMAKKNGKTSHNIRKIMPSEELAGKHEPAAGRSNQPEGTHHQIKTSEKDRRRMVIPAKSSAGGMKPRGWHPSLNSIEEASS